One window from the genome of Pararhizobium gei encodes:
- a CDS encoding NADH:ubiquinone oxidoreductase yields the protein MATPEKEAGKGAGAGHADPLADAPAGGGASGTNPFGMSEWLRTMPNGQIHPLMQHPVAAMAAATAIGLDITGRIAGFMLEAMQGLSRPQQKADEAEDGHLSGEVSETVEETKPVQVLEAEKASEPAAELVEAAPVPAYVVKTEKPVRGKATTRTAGSKKPKVDDLKKIGGIGPKLEQVLNGKGVRSYRDIAAWTEADVQRFDGELGFGGRIVRDNWVEQAKVLLKG from the coding sequence ATGGCAACGCCGGAAAAGGAAGCGGGCAAAGGAGCAGGGGCAGGTCATGCCGATCCTTTGGCTGACGCCCCGGCCGGTGGAGGCGCGTCGGGAACGAATCCTTTCGGGATGTCGGAGTGGCTGAGAACCATGCCGAACGGGCAAATCCATCCGCTGATGCAACATCCGGTGGCGGCCATGGCGGCGGCGACCGCGATCGGTCTGGACATTACCGGCCGGATCGCCGGCTTCATGCTCGAGGCTATGCAGGGTTTGTCGCGGCCGCAGCAAAAGGCCGATGAGGCCGAGGACGGACATCTATCCGGCGAAGTTTCTGAAACCGTTGAGGAAACAAAGCCTGTTCAGGTTTTAGAGGCTGAAAAGGCTTCCGAACCCGCGGCGGAACTGGTCGAAGCTGCTCCTGTGCCGGCTTATGTTGTAAAGACCGAAAAGCCGGTGCGCGGTAAGGCGACAACGAGAACGGCGGGCTCGAAGAAACCGAAAGTCGACGATTTGAAAAAGATCGGCGGCATCGGCCCCAAGCTCGAGCAGGTGCTGAATGGCAAGGGGGTAAGGTCCTACCGGGACATCGCAGCCTGGACTGAAGCTGATGTTCAGCGGTTTGACGGCGAACTCGGTTTCGGCGGGCGGATCGTCCGGGACAACTGGGTCGAGCAGGCGAAAGTCCTGCTGAAGGGCTGA
- the nuoG gene encoding NADH-quinone oxidoreductase subunit NuoG yields the protein MAKLKVDGKEIEVPDHFTLLQACEEAGAEVPRFCFHERLSVAGNCRMCLIEVKGGPPKPAASCAMGVRDLRPGPNGETPEVFTTTPMVKKAREGVMEFLLINHPLDCPICDQGGECDLQDQAMAFGVDSTRYNENKRAVEDKYIGPLVKTVMNRCIHCTRCVRFTTEVAGIAELGLIGRGEDAEITTYLEQAMTSELQGNVVDLCPVGALTSKPYAFHARPWELGKTESIDVMDAVGSAIRVDTRGREVMRVMPRVNEEINEEWISDKTRFIWDGLKTQRLDRPYVKKDGRLQPASWNEAFAAIKAAVSRTSGDRIGAIAGDLASVEEIYALKELMLSLGSANIDCRQDGAALDPALGRSSYIFNPTIQGIENADALLIIGSNPRFEASVLNARIRKRFRMAKFPIGVIGEQTELRYTYDYIGAGTDSLAELVAGRGAFLDVLTKAERPMIIIGQGAISGGTGASVLAAAAKLADAVGAVTADWNGFAVLHTAASRVGGLDLGFVPGEGGRTAAEMLTAMDVLFLLGADEMDFSVKTAGFTVYIGSHGDEGAHGADVILPAATYTEKSGTWVNTEGRVQMGNRAGFAPGDAREDWAILRALSDVLGKRLPFDSLTQLRAKLYAAYPHFAEIDAIAPGVSGEIAALAQKAGEMGKSVFASPVKDFYLTNPIARASAVMAECSALARNNFKAAAE from the coding sequence ATGGCAAAGCTGAAAGTCGACGGAAAAGAGATCGAGGTCCCGGACCATTTCACGCTGCTGCAGGCATGCGAGGAAGCCGGCGCCGAGGTTCCGCGCTTCTGTTTCCACGAGCGGCTTTCGGTCGCGGGAAACTGCCGCATGTGTCTGATCGAGGTGAAGGGCGGGCCGCCGAAGCCGGCAGCGTCCTGCGCCATGGGCGTGCGCGACCTGCGTCCCGGCCCGAACGGCGAGACCCCTGAAGTCTTCACGACAACGCCGATGGTCAAGAAGGCGCGCGAAGGCGTCATGGAGTTCCTTCTGATCAACCATCCGCTCGATTGTCCGATCTGCGACCAGGGCGGCGAATGCGACCTGCAGGACCAGGCCATGGCCTTCGGTGTCGATTCGACCCGCTATAACGAGAACAAGCGCGCCGTCGAGGACAAATATATCGGCCCGCTGGTCAAGACGGTGATGAACCGCTGCATCCACTGCACGCGCTGCGTTCGCTTTACCACCGAGGTCGCCGGCATCGCCGAACTCGGCCTGATCGGTCGCGGAGAAGACGCCGAGATTACGACCTATCTCGAACAGGCCATGACCTCAGAGCTTCAGGGCAATGTCGTCGATCTCTGCCCCGTTGGCGCCTTGACCTCCAAGCCCTACGCCTTCCATGCCCGTCCCTGGGAACTTGGCAAGACCGAATCGATCGATGTGATGGACGCTGTGGGATCGGCGATCCGCGTCGATACGCGCGGTCGCGAAGTCATGCGCGTCATGCCGCGCGTCAATGAGGAAATCAACGAAGAGTGGATCTCCGACAAGACCCGCTTTATCTGGGATGGCCTGAAGACCCAGCGGCTCGATCGTCCCTATGTCAAGAAGGACGGCCGGCTGCAGCCGGCCAGTTGGAACGAAGCCTTCGCGGCCATCAAGGCTGCGGTTTCGCGGACGAGCGGCGACCGGATCGGCGCTATTGCCGGCGATCTCGCTTCTGTCGAGGAAATCTACGCGCTGAAGGAATTGATGCTGTCGCTCGGTTCGGCGAACATCGATTGCCGTCAGGATGGTGCAGCGCTCGATCCCGCCCTCGGCCGTTCCAGCTACATTTTCAACCCGACGATCCAGGGCATCGAAAATGCCGATGCGCTGTTAATCATCGGCTCGAACCCGCGCTTCGAGGCATCTGTTCTCAACGCCCGCATCCGCAAGCGTTTCCGGATGGCCAAATTCCCGATCGGCGTCATCGGGGAGCAGACGGAACTGCGTTACACCTATGACTATATCGGGGCGGGCACCGACTCGCTCGCCGAACTGGTTGCGGGCCGCGGCGCGTTCCTGGATGTGCTCACCAAGGCCGAACGTCCGATGATCATCATCGGGCAGGGGGCCATCTCCGGCGGGACCGGCGCCTCCGTGCTCGCCGCCGCTGCAAAGCTTGCCGACGCTGTTGGTGCCGTAACTGCAGACTGGAACGGCTTTGCCGTTCTGCACACGGCGGCCTCGCGCGTCGGCGGCCTCGATCTCGGCTTCGTGCCGGGCGAGGGGGGCAGAACCGCGGCGGAAATGCTGACTGCGATGGATGTGCTTTTCCTGCTCGGTGCCGACGAGATGGATTTCTCAGTCAAGACCGCAGGCTTCACCGTCTATATCGGCTCGCATGGCGACGAAGGCGCGCATGGCGCGGACGTCATCCTGCCGGCTGCGACCTACACGGAAAAGTCGGGCACCTGGGTCAATACCGAAGGCCGGGTTCAGATGGGCAACCGGGCCGGCTTCGCTCCAGGCGATGCGCGGGAGGACTGGGCGATCCTGCGGGCGCTTTCGGATGTGCTTGGCAAGCGCCTGCCGTTCGATTCGCTGACGCAATTGCGCGCCAAACTCTACGCAGCCTATCCGCATTTCGCGGAAATCGACGCCATTGCGCCGGGCGTAAGCGGTGAAATTGCCGCACTTGCACAAAAAGCCGGTGAGATGGGCAAATCGGTATTTGCGTCGCCGGTCAAAGACTTCTATTTGACGAACCCGATAGCACGCGCATCTGCGGTCATGGCCGAATGTTCAGCCTTGGCACGCAACAACTTCAAAGCTGCGGCGGAATGA
- the nuoH gene encoding NADH-quinone oxidoreductase subunit NuoH, translating into MDAFVSTYVWPTAIMIGQSLLLLVALLIFIAYILLADRKVWAAVQLRRGPNVVGPWGLFQSFADLLKFVFKEPVIPAGANKGLFLLAPLVSVTLALAAWAVIPLNANWVMANINVGILYVFAISSLEVYGVIMGGWASNSKYPFLSALRSAAQMVSYEVSIGFVIVTVLLCAGSLNLTDIVNSQRDGLGTMVGLPGSFLDWYWLPLFPMFIIFFISALAETNRPPFDLVEAESELVAGFMVEYGSTPYMMFMLGEYAAICLMCALTTILFLGGWLPPVDVWFLNWVPGIIWFVLKASMVFFMFAMVKAFVPRYRYDQLMRLGWKVFLPLSLAMVFIVAVTLKLVVWA; encoded by the coding sequence ATGGACGCTTTCGTTTCGACCTATGTCTGGCCAACAGCCATCATGATCGGCCAGTCGCTGCTGCTGCTGGTCGCGCTCCTGATATTCATCGCATATATCCTGCTGGCCGACCGCAAGGTCTGGGCGGCGGTGCAACTGCGGCGTGGACCGAATGTGGTAGGCCCCTGGGGACTTTTCCAGTCCTTCGCCGATCTGTTGAAATTCGTGTTCAAGGAGCCTGTCATTCCGGCTGGCGCCAACAAGGGCCTGTTCCTGCTGGCGCCGCTGGTGTCCGTCACGCTGGCTCTGGCTGCATGGGCCGTCATCCCGCTGAATGCAAACTGGGTCATGGCGAACATCAATGTCGGCATCCTCTATGTCTTTGCCATATCTTCACTCGAAGTTTATGGCGTCATCATGGGCGGCTGGGCGTCGAACTCGAAATACCCCTTTCTGAGCGCCCTTCGCTCGGCCGCCCAGATGGTGTCCTACGAAGTCTCGATCGGTTTCGTTATCGTCACCGTGCTGCTCTGTGCCGGGTCGCTGAACCTGACCGATATCGTCAACTCGCAGCGCGACGGTCTCGGCACAATGGTGGGTCTGCCTGGTTCCTTCCTAGACTGGTACTGGCTGCCGCTGTTTCCGATGTTCATCATCTTCTTCATCTCGGCGCTGGCGGAGACCAACCGTCCGCCCTTCGATCTGGTCGAAGCGGAATCGGAACTGGTTGCCGGCTTCATGGTCGAGTATGGCTCTACCCCCTATATGATGTTCATGCTCGGGGAATATGCGGCCATCTGCCTGATGTGCGCGCTGACGACGATCCTGTTTCTCGGCGGCTGGCTGCCGCCGGTCGATGTCTGGTTCCTGAACTGGGTTCCCGGCATCATATGGTTCGTTCTGAAAGCATCGATGGTGTTCTTCATGTTCGCCATGGTAAAGGCCTTCGTGCCGCGCTACCGCTACGACCAGTTGATGCGACTTGGGTGGAAGGTTTTTCTGCCGCTGTCGCTCGCCATGGTCTTCATTGTTGCAGTCACGTTGAAGCTGGTTGTATGGGCCTGA
- the nuoI gene encoding NADH-quinone oxidoreductase subunit NuoI yields MASLSQAVSSLFLKEFFGAFLLSMRYFFAPKATLNYPFEKGPISPRFRGEHALRRYPNGEERCIACKLCEAICPAQAITIEAGPRRNDGTRRTVRYDIDMVKCIYCGFCQEACPVDAIVEGPNFEFATETREELYYDKDRLLSNGDRWEREIARNIAIDSPYR; encoded by the coding sequence ATGGCCAGTCTGTCGCAAGCCGTCAGTTCACTGTTCCTCAAGGAATTCTTTGGCGCGTTTCTTCTATCGATGCGCTATTTCTTCGCGCCCAAGGCGACACTGAACTATCCCTTTGAGAAGGGGCCGATCAGCCCGCGTTTTCGCGGCGAGCATGCGCTGCGCCGTTACCCGAACGGCGAAGAACGTTGCATCGCCTGCAAGCTGTGCGAGGCGATCTGTCCTGCCCAGGCGATCACCATCGAGGCAGGCCCGCGCCGCAACGACGGCACCCGCCGCACGGTCCGCTACGACATCGATATGGTAAAGTGCATCTATTGCGGGTTTTGCCAGGAAGCCTGTCCGGTGGACGCGATTGTCGAGGGGCCCAACTTCGAATTCGCCACGGAAACGCGTGAAGAGCTCTACTACGACAAGGACCGGCTGCTTTCGAACGGCGACCGCTGGGAGCGGGAAATTGCCCGCAACATCGCAATCGACTCGCCGTATCGCTAA
- a CDS encoding NADH-quinone oxidoreductase subunit J — protein sequence MGLQALFFYLFSFVAIASAFMVISARNPVYSVLFLILTFFNAAGLFLLTGAEFLAMILLVVYIGAVAVLFLFVVMMLDIDFTQLRSGVLEYAPVGALIGLILAAELIVVVGGSTLSPEIAKTISMPIPAIADRTNTAALGDVLYTHYVYFFQIAGLVLLVAMIGAIVLTLRHRENIKRQDISQQVARSPKTAVEVVKVKSGQGL from the coding sequence ATGGGTCTGCAGGCTCTTTTTTTCTATCTGTTTTCATTCGTCGCGATCGCGTCGGCGTTTATGGTCATTTCGGCGCGCAACCCGGTGTATTCCGTGCTGTTCCTGATCCTGACCTTCTTCAATGCCGCCGGCTTGTTTCTTCTCACCGGCGCCGAATTTCTGGCGATGATCCTTCTCGTCGTCTATATCGGCGCGGTGGCAGTTCTCTTCCTGTTCGTCGTCATGATGCTCGACATCGATTTCACCCAGTTGCGCTCCGGCGTGCTGGAATATGCGCCTGTCGGAGCCTTGATCGGTCTGATCCTCGCGGCGGAACTGATCGTCGTCGTCGGCGGATCGACGCTGTCGCCGGAAATCGCCAAAACGATCTCGATGCCAATTCCCGCGATTGCCGACCGGACCAACACCGCGGCACTCGGGGATGTGCTCTACACGCACTATGTATACTTCTTCCAGATCGCCGGCCTCGTCCTGCTGGTCGCCATGATCGGCGCCATCGTGCTGACGCTGCGGCATCGTGAAAATATCAAGCGCCAGGATATCAGCCAACAGGTTGCCCGTTCGCCGAAGACCGCTGTCGAAGTGGTCAAGGTGAAGTCGGGGCAGGGCCTTTAA
- the nuoK gene encoding NADH-quinone oxidoreductase subunit NuoK — MEIGISHYLTVSAILFTLGVFGIFLNRKNVIIILMSVELILLAVNINMVAFSSFLGDITGQVFALFILTVAAAEAAIGLAILVVFYRNRGSIAVEDINMMKG, encoded by the coding sequence ATGGAAATCGGTATTTCCCACTATCTGACCGTCAGCGCCATCCTGTTTACGCTCGGCGTCTTCGGCATCTTCCTCAACCGGAAGAACGTCATCATCATCCTGATGTCGGTCGAGCTTATCCTGCTTGCTGTGAACATCAACATGGTCGCCTTCTCGTCGTTCCTTGGCGACATCACCGGTCAGGTGTTTGCGCTTTTCATTCTGACTGTCGCCGCTGCGGAAGCCGCCATCGGTCTTGCAATTCTCGTTGTCTTCTACCGAAACCGCGGCTCGATCGCGGTTGAAGACATCAACATGATGAAGGGCTGA
- the nuoL gene encoding NADH-quinone oxidoreductase subunit L → MNTLIQAIVFLPLIGFLIVGLFGTSIGAKASEYVTTGFMIIVAILSWIVFFNIALGETEMVKVTVMRWIQSGSFDAEWAFRVDTLTAVMFVVVNTVSCLVHLYSIGYMHHDPHRPRFFAYLSLFTFAMLMLVTSDNLLQMFFGWEGVGLASYLLIGFWYKKPSASAAAMKAFIVNRVGDFGFALGIFGVFVLFGSISFETIFAAAASYLPAEGAAEGGEAVINLFGMHLDKADAITGICLLLFMGAMGKSAQFLLHTWLPDAMEGPTPVSALIHAATMVTAGVFLVARMSPLFELSPTALTVVTLVGAITAFFAATVGLVQNDIKRVIAYSTCSQLGYMFVALGVGAYGAAIFHLFTHAFFKALLFLCAGSVIHAVDGEQDMRHMGGLRPHIKVTYWMMMIGTLAITGVGIPFSGIGFAGFISKDVIIEAAYASHSPLSGFAFTMLVVGACFTSFYSWRLIFMTFYGKPRASHEVMHHVHESPQVMLVPLYILAFGAVVAGMVFEGYFYGHHYAEFWQGALFTSAENELLEEFHHVPVMVALSPFIAMVLGFATAWYMYIRSPETPKYLAEQHRGLYQFLLNKWYFDELYDFLFVRPAKRIGTFLWKEGDGRVIDGYGPNGIAARVMDVTDRVVRLQTGYLYHYAFVMLIGIAALITWMMLGSSF, encoded by the coding sequence ATGAACACGCTTATTCAAGCCATTGTTTTCCTGCCGCTGATCGGCTTCCTGATCGTCGGCCTGTTCGGCACCTCGATCGGCGCCAAGGCGTCGGAATATGTCACCACCGGCTTCATGATCATCGTCGCCATCCTGTCCTGGATTGTCTTCTTCAATATTGCGCTCGGCGAGACGGAGATGGTCAAGGTCACCGTCATGCGCTGGATCCAGTCCGGCAGCTTCGATGCGGAATGGGCCTTCAGGGTCGATACGCTGACAGCTGTGATGTTCGTGGTCGTCAATACGGTATCCTGCCTCGTTCACCTCTACTCGATCGGCTACATGCACCACGATCCGCATCGGCCGCGCTTCTTTGCCTATCTCTCGCTCTTCACCTTCGCCATGCTGATGCTGGTGACGTCGGATAACCTGCTGCAGATGTTCTTCGGCTGGGAAGGCGTCGGTCTCGCCTCCTATCTGCTGATCGGCTTCTGGTACAAGAAGCCGTCGGCCTCGGCTGCCGCGATGAAAGCGTTCATCGTCAACCGCGTCGGCGACTTCGGCTTCGCGCTCGGCATCTTTGGCGTTTTCGTGCTGTTCGGTTCCATCAGCTTCGAGACGATCTTTGCTGCCGCGGCAAGCTATCTGCCGGCTGAGGGCGCTGCCGAAGGCGGGGAAGCGGTCATCAATCTGTTCGGCATGCATCTCGACAAGGCGGACGCGATTACCGGCATCTGCCTGCTGCTCTTCATGGGCGCCATGGGCAAGTCGGCGCAGTTTCTGCTGCACACCTGGCTGCCGGACGCCATGGAAGGCCCGACGCCCGTGTCGGCGCTGATCCATGCCGCGACAATGGTCACCGCCGGCGTGTTCCTCGTCGCCCGCATGTCGCCGCTGTTCGAATTGTCGCCGACCGCCTTGACCGTCGTTACCCTGGTCGGCGCCATCACGGCCTTCTTTGCAGCCACCGTCGGTCTCGTCCAGAACGACATCAAGCGCGTCATCGCCTATTCGACTTGCTCCCAGCTCGGCTACATGTTCGTGGCGCTCGGCGTCGGTGCCTACGGCGCTGCCATTTTCCACCTCTTCACGCATGCCTTCTTCAAGGCGCTGCTGTTCCTATGCGCCGGCTCGGTCATCCACGCCGTCGATGGCGAGCAGGACATGCGCCACATGGGCGGTCTGCGGCCGCACATCAAGGTGACGTACTGGATGATGATGATTGGAACGCTCGCCATCACCGGCGTCGGCATTCCCTTCAGCGGCATCGGTTTTGCCGGCTTCATCTCCAAGGACGTGATCATCGAAGCGGCCTATGCGTCGCACTCGCCACTGTCCGGCTTTGCCTTCACCATGCTGGTTGTTGGCGCCTGCTTCACGAGCTTCTATTCGTGGCGCCTCATCTTCATGACGTTCTACGGCAAGCCGCGGGCCTCCCACGAGGTCATGCACCATGTGCATGAATCGCCGCAGGTCATGCTTGTGCCGCTCTACATCCTCGCCTTTGGCGCAGTCGTTGCCGGCATGGTATTCGAAGGCTATTTCTATGGCCACCACTATGCCGAATTCTGGCAGGGGGCGCTCTTCACTTCTGCAGAGAACGAACTGCTGGAGGAATTCCATCACGTTCCGGTCATGGTGGCGTTGAGCCCGTTCATCGCTATGGTTCTGGGTTTTGCCACAGCCTGGTATATGTATATCCGCTCGCCAGAGACCCCGAAATATCTGGCTGAGCAGCATCGCGGCCTCTACCAGTTCCTGCTGAACAAATGGTACTTCGACGAGCTGTACGACTTCCTGTTCGTCCGTCCGGCCAAACGCATCGGCACTTTCCTCTGGAAGGAAGGCGACGGCCGCGTCATTGACGGCTATGGCCCCAACGGCATCGCCGCCCGCGTCATGGATGTGACCGACCGCGTCGTTCGCCTGCAGACCGGCTACCTCTACCACTACGCCTTCGTCATGCTGATCGGCATCGCGGCGCTTATTACCTGGATGATGCTCGGGAGTTCCTTCTGA
- a CDS encoding NADH-quinone oxidoreductase subunit M, which translates to MTDWPILSAVTFLPLAGVVLLLLTREDSAAGRRNILNISLLTTIVTFIVSLWVWWNFDYANPGFQMVEKHAWLGTGISYHLGVDGISILFVVLSAFLMPFCIAASWLTIEKRLKQYMICFLLLEIFMIGVFVSLDIVLFYVFFEAGLIPMFIIIGVWGGKDRVYASYKFFLYTLLGSVLMLLAIMAMYWQAGTTDIPELLAYNFPHQMQTWLWLAFFASFAVKMPMWPVHTWLPDAHVQAPTAGSVILAGVLLKLGGYGFLRFSLAMFPLASDYFAPFVFTLSVVAIIYTSLVAMMQTDIKKLIAYSSVAHMGYVTMGIFAANTQGVQGAIFQMLSHGIVSGALFLCVGVVYDRTHTREISAYGGLVSNMPKYAVIFMVLTMANVGLPGTSGFVGEITTLLGAFRANTWVAFFATTGVILSACYALWLYRRVIFGTLDKENLKSLLDLSGREKALLYPLVVLTIFFGVYPAPVFDVTAASVDVLVNNYTAALQAAQNVALLPK; encoded by the coding sequence ATGACCGATTGGCCCATTCTTTCCGCGGTCACCTTCCTGCCGCTGGCCGGTGTCGTCCTCCTGCTTTTGACGCGGGAAGACAGCGCTGCCGGCCGCCGCAACATCCTCAATATCTCCCTTCTGACAACGATCGTCACCTTCATCGTGTCGCTCTGGGTCTGGTGGAATTTCGACTACGCCAATCCGGGCTTCCAGATGGTGGAAAAACACGCCTGGCTCGGAACAGGGATCTCCTATCATCTCGGTGTGGACGGTATCTCCATCCTCTTCGTCGTGCTGTCGGCTTTCCTGATGCCGTTCTGCATCGCCGCAAGCTGGTTGACGATCGAGAAGCGCCTGAAACAGTACATGATCTGTTTCCTGCTTCTGGAAATCTTCATGATCGGCGTCTTCGTGTCGCTCGATATCGTGCTGTTCTATGTCTTTTTCGAAGCCGGCCTCATTCCGATGTTCATCATCATCGGCGTCTGGGGCGGCAAGGACCGGGTCTACGCATCCTACAAGTTCTTCCTCTACACGCTTCTCGGCTCGGTCCTGATGCTGCTCGCCATCATGGCGATGTACTGGCAGGCCGGTACGACGGACATTCCGGAACTTCTGGCCTATAATTTCCCGCACCAGATGCAGACCTGGCTGTGGCTAGCCTTCTTCGCCTCTTTTGCGGTGAAGATGCCCATGTGGCCGGTCCACACCTGGCTTCCGGACGCACACGTGCAGGCGCCGACGGCTGGTTCCGTCATTCTGGCGGGTGTTCTGCTGAAGCTCGGCGGCTACGGCTTCCTGCGTTTCTCGCTCGCCATGTTCCCGCTCGCGTCGGACTATTTCGCGCCCTTCGTCTTCACACTGTCGGTGGTCGCCATCATCTACACATCGCTGGTGGCGATGATGCAGACCGACATCAAGAAGCTGATCGCCTATTCATCGGTGGCCCATATGGGCTATGTCACGATGGGGATCTTTGCCGCCAATACGCAAGGCGTGCAGGGGGCGATCTTCCAGATGCTGTCGCACGGCATCGTCTCCGGCGCGCTGTTCCTTTGCGTCGGCGTTGTCTACGACCGGACCCATACCCGCGAGATCAGCGCCTATGGCGGCCTTGTGAGCAACATGCCGAAATATGCGGTCATCTTCATGGTGCTGACCATGGCCAATGTCGGACTGCCCGGAACGTCTGGTTTCGTTGGTGAAATCACCACGCTGCTGGGCGCCTTCCGCGCCAATACCTGGGTCGCCTTCTTTGCGACAACCGGTGTGATCCTGTCGGCCTGCTATGCGCTCTGGCTCTATCGCCGGGTCATTTTCGGCACGCTCGACAAGGAAAACCTGAAATCTCTTCTTGACCTCTCCGGCCGGGAAAAGGCGCTTCTTTATCCGCTTGTCGTGCTGACTATCTTCTTCGGCGTGTATCCGGCGCCGGTGTTCGATGTGACGGCAGCCTCGGTGGATGTGCTTGTGAACAATTATACTGCTGCTCTGCAGGCCGCGCAGAACGTTGCGCTTTTGCCGAAATGA